The Brettanomyces bruxellensis chromosome 8, complete sequence genome segment TAAGTGCACGGTGCTTATCATTAGGAGTTCGGATATTAGCAGATGCACCTGTTTGGCCGATTGCTTTGGTTTTTGCCGAGGCTTTGAAGGCAAGAGCAACAGCCATTCACGAGCATTTGTCCACGTTTACACCTAAATCAAATCCATCACGGAATTCGGAgtgatttctttttgtttttatttttacttttgcATCTGTTTGGAACATGTCTACATGTactaattttttattgaatAGCATAGCGTAGGGTTAATGCTGTTTTTACTACAtacaaaatgaatttacaTATATCTATCTTTAAAGGTTAAATGTTTGTTGTAGTTACTTTGATAGGGTTGGTGAAGAGTTAAATTTGAAACCTAAATCCCGAATTACATAATAAATCCCCTATTGATTATTAGAAGTGCTGAAAGTTTGGAGCTTTTGtttttgaatcatttttcaaatgctgATACTAAAATGCGTTAAATTTAAATCGtagaaattttatttacaACATTTCAGTTTCTGGAAGAAAGgtaatccttttttttgcgtaCAGAAAAAGCTGTCATACATTCCGAAATAGTAAAGTTTGAACTTTAATTATTCTCCCGCTCCATTTTTAGGTTTGGAGAAAAGCAGCTCTATATAGTAACACGGATCAtacttaaaaaaataaagcaacCAACAAAAGGAGATATGTACTTAAGTATTTCCTACTGGActtaaaacaaaatacaaTCCGTTATTCTAGAAATATACACACTTTGACATCCGTACATCAAAATATCTTGGGGGcatctgaaaaatttttggatttgatATCATATTTCCTTAGAGTACTAATAGATGAGACTTACAAAAGATTTACCGGCAAGAATTTGTCTTATGATATCAACCGCTAGGGCAAGGCTTTTGGTTATATCACCCTGGTTGAGTGGCTTATTTTTAAACACTATTTCAAGGCATATATGTACGGTAGGGAAGATGGGGAGTAGTAAGACAACAGGAAAATCATTAAAGCATGACCAACCAACCTTGAATGGTACAGAGAATCTCAAAACAAGACAGACGAAATATGAAGGTAGGGAGCTTTATAAAAATTTGGGATGCCCGAAGAAAATTGTAGCACCCATGGTTGATGGGTCGGATCTTGCCTGGAGAATATTATCTAGAAGATATGGCGCAGATTTATGCTATTCTCCGATGCTCCATTCTAGGTTGTTTGCcgaacaggaaaaattcaGAGATACGGTGCTTTCACCTTTAGATGGGAAACCTGGTCTTGATAGACCACTTATAATACAATTCTGCGGAAATGACCCCGATGTACTTTTATCTGCAGCCAAACATGTGGCGGGAAGATGCGATGCTGTTGATATAAACTTTGGTTGTCCTCAAGGTATTGCAAAGAGAGGCCATTACGGCTCTTTTTTGATGGAAGAGTGGGACACGGTTTACAATTTAATTCACAAACTACACACAGAATTGGCAATTCCGGTCACGGCCAAAATTCGGGTGTTTGATGACTGGGAAAAATCGCTTGAATACGCCAAAATGTGCCTCAATGCCGGTGCACAGTTTCTTACAGTTCATGGTCGCACACGAGAGATGAAAGGACAAAGGACAGGAATTGCAAATTGGAAACTTATTCGCTATCTTCGAGATAACCTTCCAGAAGATACAGTCTTTATAACTAACGGAAATATTCTGTATCAGGATGATTTAGAACGGTGCATCCGGGAAACAAAGTGTGATGCTGTAATGTCGGCCGAGGGAAATCTTACGAATCCGGGAATATTTTGGACAAAGACAAATGATATTGATAAGCAGTTTCCCAGGGTGGACAAGTTTGTTCGGGAATATTTCGAGATTGTTAAAAGCTGCGGCGAAGGAGAATCAAAAAGATGCTTTAAAACACATCTATTTAAAGCACTTCAAAAATTCCTTTCAACAAGAACAGATATAAGGATCGAGATTGCCCGAATCACGAGAAAGACTTCGTGGGATGAACTAGACAAAATTGTGGGGCtgattgaaaaagcagTTCAGCAAATATACCTGCAGAAGGACATGGACGAAATTGATCAAATTAAAGTAGGAAAACTTGAGAATTGGGGCGGAAGATACAGAGATGTTCCATACTGGAGGCTGCAACCATATTTCAGGAAGATAGATGGTGTTGATGGGCGTGAAGTGATAAAAGAGCtagtgaaaaagaatgatgaatCGAAACTGATAGAAAACTCAGACACACAGCACAATTCTATAAAACGCAAAGCTGAGGATCAAGTTAAGCTGGGGAGCACTATGAAAAAACGTTACCAACGTACATAGGCCATGCTAAGGAAACATAttacta includes the following:
- a CDS encoding uncharacterized protein (BUSCO:EOG09262Q6S) encodes the protein MGSSKTTGKSLKHDQPTLNGTENLKTRQTKYEGRELYKNLGCPKKIVAPMVDGSDLAWRILSRRYGADLCYSPMLHSRLFAEQEKFRDTVLSPLDGKPGLDRPLIIQFCGNDPDVLLSAAKHVAGRCDAVDINFGCPQGIAKRGHYGSFLMEEWDTVYNLIHKLHTELAIPVTAKIRVFDDWEKSLEYAKMCLNAGAQFLTVHGRTREMKGQRTGIANWKLIRYLRDNLPEDTVFITNGNILYQDDLERCIRETKCDAVMSAEGNLTNPGIFWTKTNDIDKQFPRVDKFVREYFEIVKSCGEGESKRCFKTHLFKALQKFLSTRTDIRIEIARITRKTSWDELDKIVGLIEKAVQQIYLQKDMDEIDQIKVGKLENWGGRYRDVPYWRLQPYFRKIDGVDGREVIKELVKKNDESKLIENSDTQHNSIKRKAEDQVKLGSTMKKRYQRT